Proteins co-encoded in one Sus scrofa isolate TJ Tabasco breed Duroc chromosome 14, Sscrofa11.1, whole genome shotgun sequence genomic window:
- the NKX3-1 gene encoding homeobox protein Nkx-3.1 — protein sequence MLRAPELRPGEGGTAGCSPRAAPPIQSKPLTSFLIQDILRDRTEQCGGQAGSPQPQPPPQPRRQPDQRRDPEPEPKGGRGSAGAPEDHRSARPRAARREAEPPAETEPDRHLETYLLDCENTPGALPSLPPTPKQPQKRSRAAFSHTQVIELERKFSHQKYLSAPERAHLAKNLKLTETQVKIWFQNRRYKTKRKQLTSDLGDLEKHPSLPALKEEGFSRASLIAMHHTYPYYPYLYCLGGWSPAFW from the exons ATGCTCCGGGCTCCCGAGCTacggccgggggagggggggacggCAGGCTGCAGCCCCCGCGCCGCACCACCCATCCAGTCCAAGCCGCTTACCTCCTTCCTCATCCAGGACATCCTACGGGACCGCACGGAGCAGTGCGGAGGCCAAGCGGGCAGCCCGCAGCCGCAGCCACCGCCGCAGCCCCGGCGCCAGCCAGACCAGAGGCGAGACCCTGAGCCGGAGCCCAAGGGAGGAAGAGGCAGCGCCGGGGCGCCTGAGGACCATAGGAGCGCCCGGCCCCGCGCCGCGCGGAGGGAGGCCGAGCCGCCGGCAGAGACCGAGCCAG ATAGGCACCTTGAGACTTATCTGCTGGACTGTGAAAACACTCCAGGCGCCTTGCCGagcctgcccccaacccccaagcAGCCGCAGAAGCGCTCCCGGGCCGCCTTCTCCCACACTCAGGTCATAGAGTTAGAGAGGAAGTTCAGCCACCAGAAGTATCTGTCGGCCCCCGAAAGGGCTCATCTGGCCAAGAACCTCAAGCTCACGGAGACCCAAGTGAAAATATGGTTCCAAAATAGACGCTATAAAACCAAGCGGAAGCAGCTCACCTCGGACCTGGGGGACCTGGAGAAGCACCCCTCCTTGCCGGCTCTGAAGGAGGAAGGCTTCTCTCGGGCCTCCCTCATCGCCATGCATCACACCTACCCTTACTACCCCTACCTTTACTGCTTGGGAGGCTGGAGCCCAGCTTTCTGGTAA